From Etheostoma cragini isolate CJK2018 chromosome 10, CSU_Ecrag_1.0, whole genome shotgun sequence, the proteins below share one genomic window:
- the fhdc2 gene encoding FH2 domain-containing protein 1, whose translation MLINLTVAIKESRAFHGTQPALPAPAPDSVEVTAMEPRPAVVAPPPPPLAPPPPPPPPPPPPPPPPPPGSSSPFSRTDSARRSRLRKLNWERIPKEKVEGRKSVWNGAASGEDEFPIDLHSLDELFGQRDNKPQDRTSTLRRRSALLRCRSPQDSSEEISLLDSKRSMNIGIFLRQFKMPAKEIVEDIKHGAGGRYGVEKLTELCKLLPDNDEESRLRRFSGERSWLGEPDLFLLLLVEVPSFRLRLDAMILQQEFDPAVTSLCVAARCLREAARELLSCPELHSILRLVLKAGNYMNAGGYAGNAAGFRISSLLKLADTKANKPGMNLLHFVAMEAVKKDQSLLSFPSQIGHVGSASRLSEESVLEDLSKLKSRVVALKANIHNEAEIQQHTQPFLEVAEERLKEAEDEVEGMRMSSQALVEFFCEDDGTFKLEEACRVFHSFCLRFQRAVQENAERELKEQKRLERQREMGEKRRSLAVCTGLDLGLSLARESQSQENPDELEKLLEKNLSYTWNRRSLRASESRRHSHYFHNDTHLHNTSVFKHYPELGSSPTSTSYHSNSSSDHETTAVLCSSPETDGTCSPIDQEPVLGGRSRSQYSRAANRSREAVQDSHIAIFSHSQHGHGFPVKQKGPESNSYVPHSQLKTTGLERPKEILHEHMISMTTESSPDSCTNSVAMPTDKTALGVKNQTPTHRHRFGLPVTDNTRPVQSRSNSSRVDESVSHSLQTSGILSHSNNRTGSLSYQRSESQSQSSVNATESVLSQPQVSETRTVTTSGVVPSPDEALTKHTNTEVASTPAEKNWMPSSLPEFSQSQREEYSDLPSSEREKPRPYSRVGETLECHTLVKGLRSYDALSSPTSPLPRPAPSLCSKWRKEREGDLRAGTTPMSPISKEESRTMKIPVRSGIGAKRGLVSRAGPSNSTGIPRVRSKTEPSNGAPTPANTPTPSRLSSIRSTSMRSSPITQPAAVQTEVKRSKSTRERTGSEPQTPGKPALTRRTSDRSLPEKISGITQPAFVRGTPLRVSKRLAPNSETQVPPLPRTADSPSSATAKTIRTAVISAARNKAAKTTSTSNSEVSSKAPTASRIPGPKIPRATAAPPMWK comes from the exons ATGCTCATCAACCTGACTGTGGCCATCAAGGAATCTCGTGCCTTTCATGGAACACAGCCTGCCCTTCCCGCCCCTGCCCCTGACTCTGTGGAAGTGACTGCCATGGAGCCGCGTCCAGCGGTGGTCGCTCCTCCGCCGCCTCCCCTGGCACCTCCACCACCTCCGCCTCcgcctccacctcctcctccgcccCCACCTCCACCTGGGTCCTCATCGCCTTTTAGCCGGACGGACAGTGCCCGTCGGAGTCGGCTGAGGAAGCTGAACTGGGAGCGCATCCCCAAGGAGAAGGTTGAAGGGAGGAAGAGTGTGTGGAACGGGGCGGCCTCGGGCGAGGATGAGTTCCCCATAGACCTCCATTCTCTGGATGAGCTGTTTGGTCAGAGGGACAATAAGCCTCAGGAcagaaccagcaccctgagacGGCGGTCCGCTCTGCTGCGCTGCAGATCCCCCCAGGACAGCTCAGAAGAG ATCTCCCTGTTGGACTCCAAACGCAGTATGAACATCGGAATATTTCTACGCCAGTTCAAGAT GCCTGCTAAGGAGATAGTTGAGGACATCAAGCACGGTGCTGGGGGCCGTTACGGAGTAGAGAAGCTCACAGAGCTCTGCAAATTGCTGCCCGACAACGATGAG GAGTCCCGCCTGAGGAGGTTCAGTGGAGAGCGGAGCTGGCTGGGAGAGCCTGATCTTTTCCTGCTGCTGTTGGTGGAAGTCCCCAG TTTTCGGCTGCGTCTGGACGCCATGATCCTACAACAAGAGTTTGACCCTGCTGTGACCTCTCTCTGTGTGGCAGCCAGATGTCTGAGGGAGGCGGCCAGAG AACTGCTGAGCTGTCCTGAATTACACTCCATCCTTCGCTTGGTGCTGAAAGCAGGAAACTATATGAACGCT GGTGGATATGCAGGGAATGCTGCTGGTTTCCGAATTTCGTCGCTGCTCAAACTGGCTGACACCAAAGCCAACAAGCCGGGCATGAATCTGCTGCATTTTGTAGCTATG GAAGCTGTGAAAAAGGACCAGAGTTTACTGTCATTTCCCAGCCAAATAGGCCATGTTGGCTCCGCCTCCAG GTTGAGTGAGGAGTCTGTGCTGGAAGACTTATCCAAGTTAAAGAGCAGAGTGGTGGCACTCAAGGCAAACATCCATAATGAGGCAGAGATTCAGCAGCATACACAACCTTTCCTAGAG GTGGCTGAGGAGCGTCTGAAGGAGGCAGAGGATGAGGTGGAGGGCATGCGGATGTCTAGTCAGGCTCTGGTGGAGTTCTTCTGTGAAGATGACGGCACCTTCAAACTAGAGGAGGCTTGCAGGGTCTTCCATTCGTTTTGCCTCCGCTTCCAAAGAGCTGTCCAG GAGAATGCAGAGCGGGAGCTGAAGGAGCAGAAACGTCTGGAGCGTCAGCGTGAGATGGGGGAAAAGCGTCGCTCTCTGGCGGTTTGTACAGGGCTAGACCTGGGCCTCAGCCTCGCCAGAGAGTCTCAGAGTCAAGAGAACCCAGATGAGCTCGAGAAACTGCTGGAGAAGAACTTGAGCTACACTTGGAATCGACGAAGCTTAAGAGCTTCCGAGTCTCGCCGGCATTCCCATTACTTCCACAACGACACCCATCTCCACAACACATCCGTGTTTAAACACTACCCTGAGCTGGGCAGCAGTCCCACCTCCACCAGTTACCACTCCAACAGCTCTTCTGACCATGAGACCACTGCTGTGCTTTGTAGCTCCCCAGAGACCGACGGCACATGTTCTCCTATTGACCAAGAACCTGTTCTGGGTGGACGGAGCAGGTCTCAGTATAGCCGAGCAGCTAACCGGAGCCGGGAAGCAGTTCAGGACTCGCACATTGCCATATTCAGTCACTCTCAGCATGGACATGGCTTCCCAGTCAAGCAGAAAGGGCCTGAGAGCAATTCCTATGTGCCGCACAGCCAGTTGAAAACAACGGGACTAGAAAGACCAAAAGAGATtttacatgaacacatgatttcGATGACCACTGAATCTTCACCCGATTCCTGCACAAACTCTGTTGCTATGCCCACCGATAAAACTGCCCTTGGTGTTAAAAACCAGACCCCCACTCACAGGCACAGGTTTGGCCTGCCAGTGACAGACAATACTCGGCCTGTTCAGAGTAGATCTAACAGCTCTCGTGTTGATGAGTCTGTATCTCACTCTCTTCAAACAAGTGGAATACTTTCTCACAGTAATAACAGGACTGGGTCATTAAGCTACCAGAGATCTGAgagccaatcacaatcatctgtAAATGCTACAGAGAGTGTCCTGTCACAACCACAGGTGAGTGAGACGCGCACCGTAACAACAAGTGGTGTGGTGCCGTCGCCTGATGAGGCCTTAACAAAGCACACTAACACAGAAGTGGCGTCCACACCTGCGGAGAAGAACTGGATGCCCTCCAGTCTACCAGaattcagccaatcacagcgagAGGAGTACTCCGATTTGCCAAGTTCTGAGAGGGAGAAGCCAAGGCCTTACTCCCGTGTTGGTGAAACACTTGAGTGCCACACTCTGGTGAAAGGCCTCCGATCCTATGATGCCTTGTCATCCCCAACCTCCCCGCTCCCCCGACCCGCACCGAGCCTCTGCTCCAAGTggaggaaagaaagggagggCGACCTCCGAGCTGGGACAACTCCAATGTCTCCTATATCAAAGGAGGAGAGTCGAACCATGAAGATCCCTGTGCGTAGTGGAATAGGGGCCAAAAGGGGACTTGTGTCACGTGCCGGACCTTCAAATTCCACGGGCATTCCCAGGGTGCGCTCCAAAACGGAGCCTTCAAATGGAGCCCCAACCCCTGCTAACACACCCACTCCCAGCCGGCTGTCTAGTATTCGCAGCACATCCATGCGTTCTTCTCCTATCACACAGCCTGCAGCTGTTCAGACAGAGGTGAAACGCAGTAAAAGTACACGGGAGAGGACTGGAAGTGAGCCACAGACTCCAGGGAAGCCTGCTTTAACCCGCAGGACCTCAGACAGATCCTTACCAGAGAAGATCTCAGGCATCACCCAGCCAGCCTTTGTCAGAGGAACTCCTCTCCGTGTGTCAAAACGACTCGCCCCGAACTCAGAGACTCAGGTGCCCCCCCTGCCTCGCACTGCCGACAGCCCGTCCTCCGCCACCGCCAAGACCATACGCACAGCTGTCATTTCTGCTGCCCGAAATAAAGCTGCCAAAACAACAAGCACAAGCAACTCTGAGGTTAGCTCTAAAGCTCCTACAGCTTCACGGATACCTGGTCCCAAAATTCCCCGGGCCACTGCAGCTCCGCCAATGTGGAAGTGA